DNA sequence from the Chryseobacterium indicum genome:
TTCTCTTTCCTACAATTATTTTCCCGAAGAAAAAATTTCAACTCTCGAAAATTTTAAGATTTCCAAATATGCTTATGCGGAAGATTACCATGAAGTCATCAAAGATATCTTACGTGAAATGGTTGAAGAGCTTCAGGAAGAGATCGGGGAATTCGGATTTCGTGTTTTTGTGGATTCTGCGCCGGTTCTGGAAAGAAGCTGGGCGAGAAAATCAGGAATCGGATGGGTAGGGAAAAATGCAAATTTAATTACCAGACAGAGCGGTTCGTTCTATTTTTTAGCGGAAATAATCTGCGATCTTGAGCTCGTTGCAGATCATCCCGTGACCGATCACTGTGGAACGTGCAGGAAATGTATTGATGCTTGTCCCACCAATGCAATTGTTTCAGAAAAGCTGATTGACGGAAGCAAATGTATTTCTTACGCGACAATCGAGCTCAAAGACTCTATTCCCGATTATTTTCAGGACAAGATGGACGACTGGATGTTTGGCTGCGATGTTTGTCAGGATGTCTGTCCGTGGAACCGTTTTTCGTCACCTCATCAGCAAATGAAATTTAAACCGAATGAAGCGCTGAAAAATTTTAAAAAAGGAGAGTGGAAGGAGCTTACGCAGGAGCTGTTTTCCGAAATTTTCCGCAAATCGCCTGTAAAAAGAACAAAATTTGCCGGATTGAAAAGAAATATAGAGTTTCTGGAAAAATCTTCACAAAAAAAGTAAAATCATTTTGGCGGATAAAACCTTATCTGGAATTGTTGAAGTTCCAGAGTAAGAAGGTTGAACGCCCATTCCTTAAATGAATTCTTTAAGGAGGGAAAGATGGCTGGTAAGAATTTTAAAAAATTTTCAGACTGAAAAAATGTATTCTGAAAATAAAATTTGTTAAAAATCAGCGTTTTTTCTGTATTCTTTTTGGGGCTACTTTTACTCTTACTTTGAATCTTTTGTTTGATTTCGTGTTTTTGTGCATATTTTTTAATATTTGGTACTTAAATTTAGCGAAAATTCCGATCAAAACAAATACTTTTACGAAAAATTAATAATTAAATTTTCATTAACTTAAATAAAACATGAACGTGAAAAAGATGTTGCTTCTCATCATTAAAGCTTTAGGAATTATTGTAGGAATTGTGGTTCTGTATATTGCTCTGGGTTATTTTCTGCCTTTTATTGAAGTTTCTGCGAAGGATGACGGCCAGAAAAAAGAAATTCCGGTTTATATTTACACCAACGGCGTTCATACAGATATTGTGATGCCTGTAAAGAACGATCTGCAGGACTGGAGTACAAAAATTCCGTTCGGCAATACAAAATCAAAAAGTACAGATTATAATTATGTAGGAGTGGGATGGGGAGATAAAGGATTCTATCTCGATACTCCGACCTGGGCAGATCTTAAGTTTTCAACGGCTTTTAAAGCTGCTTTCTGGCTCAGCGAATCTGCAATGCACTGCACTTTTTACAAGACCATGAAAGAAGGGGACGACTGTAAAAAGATTATGATCAGCCGGGATCAGTA
Encoded proteins:
- the queG gene encoding tRNA epoxyqueuosine(34) reductase QueG — its product is MISSAEKYTQLIKSKAKSFGFQNCGISKADFLEEEAKPLENWLKNNFHGEMKYMENYFDKRLDPRLLVEGSKSVISLSYNYFPEEKISTLENFKISKYAYAEDYHEVIKDILREMVEELQEEIGEFGFRVFVDSAPVLERSWARKSGIGWVGKNANLITRQSGSFYFLAEIICDLELVADHPVTDHCGTCRKCIDACPTNAIVSEKLIDGSKCISYATIELKDSIPDYFQDKMDDWMFGCDVCQDVCPWNRFSSPHQQMKFKPNEALKNFKKGEWKELTQELFSEIFRKSPVKRTKFAGLKRNIEFLEKSSQKK
- a CDS encoding TIGR02117 family protein, whose product is MNVKKMLLLIIKALGIIVGIVVLYIALGYFLPFIEVSAKDDGQKKEIPVYIYTNGVHTDIVMPVKNDLQDWSTKIPFGNTKSKSTDYNYVGVGWGDKGFYLDTPTWADLKFSTAFKAAFWLSESAMHCTFYKTMKEGDDCKKIMISRDQYKKLVDFVDAKFDKDQNGNYNLIPTNAVYGNDDAFYDAQGKYSFLNTCNTWANDALKAADQKAAFWTPSDYGIFLHYK